One window from the genome of Oryctolagus cuniculus chromosome 1, mOryCun1.1, whole genome shotgun sequence encodes:
- the LOC100358223 gene encoding interferon omega-1, giving the protein MAQLLPLLTALVLCSYGPVGSLGCDLPHNSAPLSRSTLVLLDQMRRVSPVLCLKDRRDFQFPREVVNGSQFQKNQTVSVLHEMLQQIFNLLHTARSSAAWNNTLLEELHTALHQQLQGLETCLVQAMGEEDSVLTADSPTLMLKRYFQRIRLYLDEKKHSGCAWELVRMEIRRAFSSTADLQESLRSKDGDLASS; this is encoded by the coding sequence ATGGCCCAGCTACTCCCTCTGCTGACGGCCCTGGTGCTGTGCAGCTATGGCCCTGTTGGATCTCTGGGCTGTGACCTGCCCCACAACTCTGCCCCTCTGAGCAGGTCGACCTTGGTGCTTCTGGACCAGATGAGGAGGGTCTCCCCTGTCTTGTGTCTCAAGGACAGAAGAGACTTCCAGTTCCCGCGGGAGGTGGTGAACGGCAGCCAGTTCCAGAAGAACCAGACCGTGTCTGTCCTGCACGAGATGCTGCAGCAGATCTTCAACCTCCTCCACACAGCGCGCTCCTCTGCTGCCTGGAACAACACCCTCCTGGAGGAACTGCACACTGCACTTCATCAGCAGCTGCAAGGCCTGGAGACCTGCTTGGTACAGGCCATGGGAGAGGAAGACTCTGTCCTGACAGCTGACAGCCCAACGCTGATGCTGAAGAGGTACTTCCAGAGAATCCGTCTCTACCTGGACGAGAAGAAACACAGTGGCTGTGCCTGGGAACTCGTCAGAATGGAGATCAGGAGAGCCTTCTCCTCAACAGCAGACTTGCAGGAAAGCTTAAGAAGCAAGGATGGAGACCTGGCGTCATCCTGA